One Paenibacillus riograndensis SBR5 DNA segment encodes these proteins:
- a CDS encoding YdeI/OmpD-associated family protein encodes MAKTIVDKLNLQKFQKVAVLYRPENENSLTGLGDHDTELTASRYDLIFAYVLNMESLQDLVNQVIDHNYLNKGGYLYAAYPKKGNKVYSTYIHRDSLFAGVGADEDGYIGESSLKFARMVGLNEVFTVVGFKEEARKKKDASSKPSQRVDDYTSMIPAVEKELQDSPEALALYQSLTPGYRKDWARYVYSAVQEETRAKRRAEMKKILGEGYKSVDLYRRKP; translated from the coding sequence ATGGCTAAAACCATTGTAGACAAATTAAATTTACAGAAATTCCAAAAGGTTGCTGTATTGTACAGACCCGAGAATGAAAATAGTTTAACGGGGTTAGGAGACCATGATACCGAATTAACAGCCAGCCGGTATGATCTCATTTTTGCCTACGTGCTTAATATGGAGTCGCTACAGGATCTCGTCAATCAAGTGATTGATCACAACTATTTAAATAAAGGCGGCTATTTGTACGCAGCTTATCCCAAAAAGGGGAATAAGGTTTATTCAACCTACATTCATAGAGACAGCCTTTTTGCAGGAGTAGGAGCCGATGAGGACGGCTATATCGGAGAGAGCAGCCTGAAGTTTGCGCGTATGGTGGGCTTAAATGAGGTGTTTACCGTTGTCGGGTTCAAAGAGGAGGCAAGGAAGAAAAAGGATGCGTCCTCCAAGCCGAGTCAACGTGTGGACGATTATACCTCTATGATCCCTGCTGTGGAAAAAGAGCTGCAGGATAGTCCGGAGGCGCTGGCTCTTTACCAATCCCTGACTCCCGGCTACCGGAAGGATTGGGCCCGTTATGTATACAGCGCCGTACAAGAGGAAACTAGAGCAAAACGGCGGGCAGAAATGAAAAAGATTTTAGGTGAGGGGTATAAAAGCGTCGATTTGTACCGGAGAAAGCCGTAA
- a CDS encoding response regulator transcription factor, with translation MNNSIHILVAEDDSDISSLLCSIIRKSGYVPQPAFSGTEALLYLEQRQWSMVLLDLMLPGMTGEELLQWIRVRGGVPVIIISAKGEQQTKVSALRGGADDFITKPFDIEEVSARIDSHLRRYAQIAPPAVPSVLQHNGLVLDPDSKTVMAEGAEVALTAREYEIVALLLSAPKKVFTKANLYESVWDEPYYGDDNTVNVHMSNLRSKLAKAAPGSEFIETVWGMGYRLKP, from the coding sequence ATGAATAATTCGATTCATATTCTCGTAGCCGAGGACGACAGTGACATCAGCTCGCTGCTGTGCAGCATTATAAGAAAAAGCGGTTACGTGCCACAGCCTGCCTTCTCCGGAACGGAGGCGCTGCTCTATCTGGAGCAGCGGCAATGGAGCATGGTACTGCTTGATCTGATGCTGCCGGGAATGACGGGCGAGGAGCTGCTCCAATGGATCCGCGTGCGGGGCGGTGTGCCGGTCATCATCATTTCGGCCAAGGGTGAGCAGCAGACCAAGGTGTCAGCGCTGCGCGGAGGTGCAGATGACTTCATTACGAAGCCTTTTGATATCGAGGAAGTTTCGGCACGCATCGATTCCCATCTGCGCCGCTATGCGCAGATTGCTCCGCCGGCTGTGCCGAGTGTACTGCAGCATAACGGACTTGTGCTTGACCCCGATTCCAAAACGGTGATGGCAGAGGGGGCGGAGGTTGCACTGACCGCCCGGGAGTACGAGATTGTTGCATTGCTTCTATCGGCACCGAAAAAGGTATTCACCAAAGCCAATCTATACGAAAGCGTATGGGATGAGCCATACTACGGAGACGACAATACGGTCAACGTCCATATGAGCAATTTGCGGAGCAAGCTGGCGAAGGCTGCGCCCGGCAGCGAATTTATCGAAACGGTATGGGGCATGGGCTACCGGCTGAAGCCTTAA